A single window of Fervidicoccus fontis Kam940 DNA harbors:
- a CDS encoding fibrillarin-like rRNA/tRNA 2'-O-methyltransferase: protein MSEPIKVKPLELNERIFEIEFDDGSKKLATINLVPGKKVYGERLYRIAGTEYREWIPYRSKLAGAIMKGIKAVPIKEGEKVLYLGAASGTTPSHISDIVGEKGIIYSVEFAPRVMREFLLVASDRKNLIPIMSDARKPQLYSHIVELVDIIYADVAQPEQASIVVENAKWFLKSRGKIFLAIKARSIDVTKEPTEVYKKEISILQENRFEIIDVVHLDPYDKDHAMVLASYEPGK, encoded by the coding sequence ATGAGTGAACCTATTAAAGTAAAACCACTAGAGTTGAATGAAAGGATATTTGAAATAGAATTTGATGACGGTTCAAAAAAGCTTGCAACTATAAATTTAGTCCCAGGCAAAAAAGTCTATGGAGAAAGGCTTTACAGGATAGCAGGTACGGAATATAGAGAGTGGATCCCATATAGAAGCAAATTGGCAGGAGCAATTATGAAAGGAATAAAAGCTGTTCCTATTAAAGAGGGAGAAAAGGTCCTATATTTAGGAGCTGCATCAGGAACTACTCCGAGCCATATAAGTGATATTGTAGGAGAAAAAGGGATTATTTATTCTGTAGAATTTGCGCCAAGAGTAATGAGAGAATTTTTGCTAGTCGCCTCAGATAGGAAGAACCTCATACCGATAATGTCTGATGCTAGAAAGCCTCAGCTATACTCTCATATTGTAGAGCTCGTAGACATTATCTATGCTGATGTTGCTCAACCAGAACAAGCATCAATTGTTGTTGAAAATGCTAAGTGGTTCTTAAAGTCAAGAGGTAAGATATTCCTTGCTATAAAAGCTAGGAGCATAGATGTGACAAAAGAGCCGACAGAGGTATATAAAAAGGAAATATCGATACTTCAGGAGAATAGATTTGAAATAATAGATGTGGTTCATCTAGACCCATATGATAAAGATCATGCGATGGTCTTAGCGAGCTATGAGCCAG